The Bombus huntii isolate Logan2020A chromosome 2, iyBomHunt1.1, whole genome shotgun sequence genomic interval CAATGGATTAAATGATACGTCGTAtcagttattaaattaattgaattaatttaataatacatctAATTGGCTATAATTTTTGGGATGTTTTAATAGTTACAGATCTGTAAACAGACGAAATGAGGTCAGGCAGCGGAATATACCAGTCTTATATTACGTACGACACGACCCCTGGAGCGAGTAGAAACAGCAAACGAAAGTAATGGCTTGCCTTCCTCctcttccctttctttctcgtCCCATCTGTTCTCTTCCCGTCTGTTCTTACCAGTTCCCTtcactttcttcttctccttcttcatTTTCCTCCTCTTTTCCCCTTTCTATTCCCATTTTACTTTCgcttctatttttttctttttctttttccccaccttctcttctttcttctgccTTTTCGTTCCCTTTCGTTCATCACGATCAATCGCAAACAATGGACACATAAATATACCAGAAAGAACTATTCCTCAGCAATAAGCCCCACGATATGTTGtagaagaaatggaaaaaaacGATGTAGTACTAACGAAAAATAGTCCTCTATCGCAATTCTAATAAAACTGACATATTTACATCTATCTGATACTACTGGGTCTCGGTCAATTACTTGCAAGACATTTGATTCGTATACAATCTactatttcataaaattgctACAATTATGACTACCTAATAAATATATCTCTCTGCGccctatataacataataaataataaaatacctTAAGTGTGAGAAACCATAGTTAGAAAAATCCGAGAGTTTCCCTAATAAACCTCTTATTGAAGACTGAAACGATCGACTGCTACTATAATATATTCGCTCGAGAGAATTCACCGTTTGTGGATTAAACCGTGCTCAATCTTGGCTGATAGCACAAAGgctcttcttcttccccttAGGTGGAGAACATTGCTTGTCATTCCCTCCCCCCCAGCCCCCACCCCCCGATAGGGTAAACAGGGTACCGGCTGTTCGATGATTTACCTTGAGAATTAGGCTCGGGAAGGTTCTCTCGTGGGACCAGATGCATCACCGTGGTTTTCCCGAAAGGAAGCCCAAGAGCACCGAGCGTAACATTGCTGTGCAGAAAACGTCCCTGGTAGATTAACCGCAGGATCTCCGCTTTAGCGACTGCCTCTTCCGCCCAATCTGAAaagacaaagagaaaaaagaaatggacGCCAGTAGATATCGGAGCTACGACCTTGCCTCGAATATTTTCAACGTTTTTCACCGGCCgagtcgacgacgacgaagcgggaaaaaaatataactgCGCCCGCTGTACCGGAAAACGCGGAAGCTTCGCGTTGATAATCCCATCAGCCGGTTCCTGGCACACGTTCCGTGAACGTGAACCTTCCCTCGATTTTCTTTCGACCGTTCGTCGTCTGGATTTACTCGACGACGATGTAACAGAGCACGGAATAGAACGCACAGGGAATTGGAGAGGCTCTATTGCGAAGGATAAGGTTGTGACATGGCGCGACGTGTTTCTTCAAGGTATTTGGCGGATTGTAATGGACTTGTAGCTTTGGGTTtcttaacactagaactaccagaGTACAGTTGACCGTCAAACAACGAGAAATTGGTTATACGCGGATTATTTTCTCGGTCAGTTGTTGTAGGAGATACATATTTACTCACATAATTCGCGTAATAAACCATGACTTTGTAACAAACCAGATGTCTGATGAAgagcatttaaaaaaaaagacgatCGCGTCAGACTATGCTCATATTATTGACGTTGCGTGAGATCAGCCGTGTGTCGATCGTCACATCAGCAcagtataaatataatatatgtataaataatataagtatatattagTATTTATATGttgtacatgtatatgtattttctcttccttatatgtatatttataattttcttaataacattttctttttttttttatttcttttattacgaGAATACAGCAATAACacgtgtatgtacatatgtgggggaaaatgaaattttcaatagactgttatatacatatgcgtACAGATATAGCTGTTTCCAGAGAATCAAATATCGTAGGTGGATTTTCGACTATGAGGAGTGTCTGTGCCTATAATCCATGCGTTGTTCAAGGGTCAACTGTAGTTAACAATGATCAATAATGATAATTTTTCATGGGAAATAGATTTACAACAGTGCGTTATTGGGTATTTGAATGATGTTTGGTAAAATCTTCCCTTCCATCATGTGATTTTTCATGTACCTTTGAGTTTGATTTCCTTAgtacaatttttatactttaGCCGCTAGTAGTTCTAGCGTTAAAGATGCGCAAAGAATTGTAGTAGTCTCGAactagaaattaaaaatagaaattacttTTGTCCCTTTGAATGGTTCTTTTAAATTCTATAGTGTTtaaacaattatatatatttggtGTTATGAGcatttttgaatattattacataattagtgtaaaacttttaattctatcagaggATGATTCTAGCAAGTATAACGAAAGGggaaatgaataataaattataacgaaaCACAAGACAAACTGATATACATAGATACATAATACGTGCACGTAATTCCACGtaataatgaaatatcgaatgaaataTCGAGGAGAAAAGAAGATTTCCATAAAAGGTACAATAATTAGACCACAATGTAACATACCGGAAATTTAAGGCAGGTAATTAGGGGACTTCCGAGCAATGCCACCTAAGTTGATGAAACTGTATTAACGGTAATGCAACTTTTCTTTCCTGCCATTCAGGACCAAAGTAATTCTGGCGCGACAATTCGAGATAGCAGAAGATGCGGTCGCTGAatgcattttaatattaaacggGTTACTTGCCAAGTATCCCAGAGATTTGCATTGAAACACGCTACTTAGAAGAATGGAAGTCCACTTGATTCGCCTTTTACAGTATTTAAAGCACGAAGACAAAGGCCAAGCCaattttgtttctcttctaTTTCGATGTAAGAGTAAGTAACGTCTATGTGTATAAGAGGATCATGTGTTCATAAAGAAAGGAGGGCAAAGAAAtgctaaaataaaaataaagcgaAAGGAAGAATTTAGATCACCTTTTTACCAGTTATACCGTTCGATGGTTTTCTTTCACTTAAGCTTATTGAAATTAGTAATATTAGTTGCCGAGATATCTCATGTGgctttgtttctttttacgCTTTAGAAAAAGCGATAAGATAGTAAcaataaaaaggaaatttcATATGTAGCATTGGATGTTCAACATTTGACTTTCAATTAGTGACATTCTatggaatttctttttcactAAAGTACTTGAATTCAAATTGATTTTACTAAACgacgattaaaattaaaaccGAGTAATGATGAATGTAATTAATAGGCTTAACGATGATTGTCGCAGAAGTATCGATCGCTTTCTTATACCAACGATAAAACTTTTATGCTTTCTATACTCTTACAACGTGGCATAGATTTCGTGAAACTGacgaattttcaataaaacgaATCTCTTCAATTAACGAATTATCTTCGTTAATCTATCAAAGCATtcataaaacataataaaagtataaCAGAAATAATATTCGTGTATTCGAAACTTCGCTCATCAATCAATTCCCTTTCGCTATTCATTCTTTTATACCAGGCATAATTTTTAGGAAAATCTCGTTGCGCGATAAATCACGGTAACAAATTTCTCACTGTGTTtcgaaatttttcgtttcaccATCTCGCGTTCTTCCATGCCTAATTGAATTGTACTCGGTGCTCCTGATATATCTCACGATGAATAGCGATGTTTCACGGCCTATATATTTCTGCGAGTGTTTTCAATTCCGGCACTTTCATGCTTCACGTGGCTGGACAGTGATAGACGATGAAAATACAGGCGTAAAATAGTATCGTATAGTGCGGATGAACAATAAACTACGTTTAATTTATCGATAGAAAGATACGCTCTTCTAATATATCACGCTGGGTATATACTGTCCGGATATTGTTTGGATAATTGTAGGAGCGAGTCTTGACAAACGCGACATTTCCATCGAGTTTCTCGATGATAAGGGAATTTCGATGACACATCATGCCGAGGGAAGTTTCGAGTGATAAATTAACGCGACAGGACGCTTAATCGGACTGTCTTGCGTTCATTGTTCTCCACGATTATCTCGGATGACTATCTCGTGAACACACGATACGACGGTCGTTGACAAATATCGTCTGATTTTCGTGaatcttattttatataccCTCCTTCTATAtcgttttgttttttattattcggaTGGAAAGCACCGTTTTGCGGGAAAAGTAGAATACTGCTGATTAACGAGCGAATACAGATTCGTTACACGCTTCGGGCCAAGTCCAATAATAAACGTACCTTCCGGCCAGTTTTCAAACACATGGTGCGCTATGTCCCCCGCAGAGTCGCTCGGACTGAATAGGAACTCTTTTGTCTTACCACTGACAAGAATGAGGCGTAGATTTATCTGCAAACAGAGAAACATAGCTGTTAATACTCCTATGAACTTTTCCAACAAGCGTTGTTCCTGATACTACTCCGAAGTAAATTGTTCGTTAACGTTGTTTAATTCGTTTACAACGTACGACAATGTGAGAGACAATTGGAACAATTATATCGATAATAACGATTTGTGATCGATTCCTGTAAGAATACTTGGAAAAACGGATGGACAGGTTTTAAAAAAATGccaaatatgaaaattcactAAGTATGCAACGATTCAATTTCATATGGATAAACCGATAAAAAACAGACATATATAAGTTACAAAGATAATCAGAACATTTCTGATAAGTATACATACAGCTACGATATTATTCTTAAGAAAACCAATATCTTTTAGGTTTCTTCATCCGCAATCTTCGATATCCTCGCAACGATCTAATCGAGATTAACAATCCGATAGTAATGAACATATAAAGACAAGTTAGAaaaactaataaaaatatccGTGACGAGTATATGCGATTATCATCGAacatgtataaatataatctaTAGAAATTCGCTATAAGAACCTTAACAGCCAAGAATACACATCGCGCAGAGTACACATTTTATTCCCAATAACAAGGGGTCGAAAATCCAACTACGATCGATTCGAACAATTTCATTAATCTGTCAATCGGTTCGTTTGCGAAACACTTGGAGGAACGCGAGTCGCTGTCCAGTTAGCGTTATAAGTACGAGGTCGATTCTTTGCCTCTGGCTGCGATATTGACTTACAAAATGAACCCGGACAAAAGAGTCGGGCGGCGGCTATAGATCATCCGTAGCACCCTTCGTGCTCTACTGCACGAGTACACGTGTCGTAATTCTCGTTCGTTTAAACCCTCCGCCCTTAATCTTCATTTCCCCGCTGCGAACACTTTGAATCGCAAATGTCGCGCCCCGTTCCGTGGCGTATCTCTCTTACTTCGAGGGGTTTGCAACAGAGGCCGCCTCCTCTTTGCTTGGTTTGCCATTGCAAAGACAAAGAcagaaaagagaagaggaggCAGAGTACACGCTCGGATAACAttgaaaaacgaaaagaagaaagaaagctTGGTCGAGGGGGGAAAGCCGAGGAGGAAAGGGCCACGAGTGGTATTTATGGTTGTTCACGGTACGCATATATGGTTCTTATCTATCTTTGCGTAGGGACACGCGGTATGAAAGGGAATTAGTCCCGGCTCCTCTGTCCTAAACCCTTGAGCCTGACTTTTACGTTACGGTCACGTAGCCGTCGCCTTTAGGCGGTAAACACAGGGAAAAGCGAAATTTTTCTATGGGCGATAAAAGTATGAGTTGACTCCAAGGGTTGTTATGGGTGTTCGGATTTTTTTACTATAGAAGAGAAGATTTATTTTACGCGAGGTCGACGATGTTGCAACTTTTAGTATATAACGGAGACAGCCTGATGTTacgtaaatttattttagataaGTTATAGGATGGTTAGGTCGATGCTTCGGCACCGCTGCAAACTATCAATTCTAGTTCTTAGACATGGTTCTTCGCTCAGTTTTCGTTGGATGAGGGATGTCGTCACAGGAATAGATGGACATAAATAACGCAGCCCAGTAATCATTTTTAACGCTACAGTTACTGACCTATAATGCAGTATACTATCTAAAAATATCATAAACTAAGAGGAAAGCGATTTgacataaaaaaatgtattaatgATGTTCTCATGTTTTTTTAAAATCGCCATTTGTTTTATCAAACGTATCTGCGTGCTTTAACATTTATAATGTTCTATAACGCACGAAGCAGAGCACAAAATTTATCTTACGACCAATTTACGCGTTAACGAACCGTTCTAATCCATCCacgaaatttccaacgaataGCTAGGTACTCTTCGTAAAATATCTCACGTCGTTTCTCCCAAAAATCGGCGACAGAGCTTCATTATTCAGACATCGAGGCGATCGAAGATTGCCCTAAAGACTTCAATTGCTCTTTAAGCGCGTCAGCAGCCACGTTTCGTTCGTGCGACGAGTACAATTAAGATAGTATTAATCGTCTGCGTTTCTCTGTCTTCCTCTCTCCCTTTGACCAGTCGACGAATTACGGTCAGCGGCCGTTCTACGGACGCAAATTCAATTACCATCTCGCGCGAAGACCGGCCAACATAAATAATTACCGACGAAGCCAGATCGGCGCGGTCATCCGGGGAAAGAGATAGAAAGAGAGGGAAGGGGATGCAGCTCGTGACCCATCGCGGTTTCTGCGGTCGCAAGAATCCGCCGCTAACGTTGCTACGACATAAATCATTGTCACCTGGTTGCGAATAATCGCTCGTTGGCACGTGAGCCTTCCACAGCAGTGGCCTTACGACTACGCCCCTGTTCTCCGTACCGCCGAACCTGACgcggaaaatttcaaatttatcgaGGTACGACATTGTACGACTCGTTTAGCAATCATACAGGGTCGACCACATAAATTGAATAAAGAAACGTGATGATGTTGCAAACGGTAGCTAAATAAATGCATAATAATGTAGCGGAAAATGGTTTGTAGATAATTTTGACGAGAACTCGCAGTTTTGAGAACTGATTTATTATAATTCGCTAGAGCGTCCCTTATCCGAGCTAATAGGGGAACAAAATTGTTCGGATAATGGGATTTTCGGATAATAGAACAATCGATTTTCCAATATGAAATTTCGCTTCCTCAAATATAGATTTAGATCAATTGACAGattctttacatttttatgGATTTCATATCTTCTTGGGTGAGTTGAATGTATAGAATTACGTTCTTTTTGTACTTCGAACTATCGAGAATCTTTTTCGAATGCCACGAATGCTTCGACATGAGAAGGCACGTGTCCATCCGATTAATTtcgatgaatattttacaaaatttctacTTTATGGTATAGTCAGTAGGTTCTTTATGTATAGAAATGTTACTGACTTAGACTCAGTTTAAACTGCTTAAATATTCAAGTCTGAGTCGTGCCGACTTGTTATcagaatagaaaaaaaaaaaaaaaattacggATCG includes:
- the LOC126875899 gene encoding ubiquitin-like protein 3, whose translation is MSSRNIPSDKINLRLILVSGKTKEFLFSPSDSAGDIAHHVFENWPEDWAEEAVAKAEILRLIYQGRFLHSNVTLGALGLPFGKTTVMHLVPRENLPEPNSQDQRQKSKGGGSSCCSASCCIL